The Oxobacter pfennigii genome has a window encoding:
- a CDS encoding LysM peptidoglycan-binding domain-containing protein: protein MTAVPTYGVDTVSSASQEETPAPAAPAPAPAAPAPAAPATPAPAAPAAPKASVAAPVGGRAQAIAGQAYVVVSGDVFWRIAKQHGLTIDALAKLNPQITDINRIYPGDKLTVKADSAAVATTPAATAPAATTPAAAKKLYHGFGEIANYRVRNGNNDNLNITTASVIFDENGKIIDLTWDVMEIMPSLFPGWLDTTLDQAAKNAFVAGIDGVWETKREEGYDYDMTHLKANGVADNLTKKEWFEQLDYFEAFFRGKTAAEVKTWFDKYTDANGRPYKFAYPEKLTDADKAATASFTAEEKAMLVDVTTSATMSLQDPHSHFISALLEAWEAREEIILK from the coding sequence ATGACAGCGGTACCTACATACGGTGTTGATACTGTTTCTTCAGCAAGCCAGGAAGAAACACCAGCACCTGCGGCTCCGGCACCTGCTCCAGCAGCACCGGCACCTGCAGCACCAGCAACACCTGCTCCGGCAGCACCGGCAGCTCCAAAAGCTTCTGTTGCAGCTCCTGTTGGAGGTAGAGCACAAGCAATTGCAGGACAAGCATATGTAGTAGTAAGTGGAGACGTTTTCTGGAGAATTGCTAAACAGCATGGTTTAACAATTGATGCATTGGCAAAACTAAACCCCCAGATAACAGACATAAACAGGATATATCCCGGCGACAAATTGACAGTTAAAGCTGATTCAGCAGCTGTGGCAACAACACCTGCAGCGACAGCACCTGCGGCAACAACACCTGCAGCAGCTAAAAAGCTTTATCACGGATTTGGCGAAATAGCAAACTACAGGGTTAGAAACGGCAATAACGACAACCTTAACATCACTACAGCAAGCGTTATATTCGACGAGAACGGCAAAATCATTGACTTGACATGGGATGTTATGGAAATCATGCCTTCACTTTTCCCGGGCTGGCTTGATACAACTCTTGACCAGGCTGCCAAAAATGCATTTGTTGCAGGAATTGACGGCGTTTGGGAAACTAAGAGAGAAGAAGGCTACGACTATGACATGACTCACTTAAAAGCAAACGGCGTAGCTGACAACTTAACTAAGAAAGAATGGTTTGAACAGCTCGATTACTTTGAAGCATTCTTCAGAGGCAAGACTGCTGCAGAAGTTAAAACTTGGTTTGACAAGTATACTGACGCTAACGGCAGACCATACAAATTCGCTTATCCTGAAAAATTGACCGATGCTGATAAAGCAGCAACAGCTAGCTTTACAGCTGAAGAAAAAGCTATGTTAGTAGATGTTACAACTAGCGCTACAATGTCACTTCAGGATCCCCATTCTCACTTCATTTCAGCTTTACTTGAAGCTTGGGAAGCAAGAGAAGAAATAATCTTAAAATAA
- a CDS encoding class I SAM-dependent methyltransferase gives MKWDSALYDDKHDFVSKYGQALIDSVNTAKGQVILDLGCGTGKLTVELAKNGAQVIGIDMSEEMIRKAKTNYPYLNFHIEDATELKYENCFDTIFSNAVLHWIKDQKKLLSSIYKALKKGGKLICEFGAKGCAYNVQKVFSEEYEALGYTYTNPFFFPPNQEFEKLLIQAGFKIERIIDFDRPTPLNDGDTGLKNWINQFYFSNLAIMKDEDREKVLSSSEERLKPLLYKKGTWIVDYRRIQVEAIK, from the coding sequence ATGAAGTGGGATTCAGCTTTATATGATGATAAACACGATTTTGTATCAAAATACGGCCAAGCCCTTATAGATTCCGTCAATACCGCTAAAGGGCAGGTAATTTTGGACTTAGGCTGCGGAACAGGAAAACTCACTGTAGAGCTTGCCAAAAATGGTGCCCAGGTTATAGGAATTGACATGTCTGAGGAAATGATAAGAAAGGCCAAAACCAATTATCCATATCTGAACTTTCATATTGAAGATGCAACAGAGTTAAAATATGAGAATTGTTTCGATACCATTTTTTCAAATGCCGTGCTTCATTGGATAAAGGATCAGAAAAAATTATTGTCTTCAATATATAAGGCTTTAAAAAAAGGCGGGAAACTCATATGTGAATTCGGAGCAAAGGGCTGTGCCTATAATGTGCAAAAAGTCTTCAGTGAGGAATATGAAGCTTTAGGTTATACATACACGAACCCCTTTTTCTTTCCTCCAAATCAAGAATTTGAAAAGCTTTTGATACAGGCGGGATTTAAAATTGAAAGAATAATTGATTTTGACAGGCCTACGCCATTAAATGACGGTGATACGGGCCTAAAAAATTGGATAAATCAATTTTATTTCTCTAACCTGGCAATCATGAAGGATGAAGACAGAGAAAAAGTACTTTCATCTTCTGAAGAGCGCTTGAAGCCATTACTATATAAAAAAGGTACATGGATTGTAGACTACAGGCGTATTCAGGTTGAGGCAATAAAATAA
- a CDS encoding lysophospholipid acyltransferase family protein gives MITLFEPYFKNDTYDTLENAKRSFLDIISLGSRWYFVSRYVDVIVKARSLSLKGLYDDKAWAQSSYNVLKSVEACGGKVHIMGLNNLRSITQPVVFISNHMSVLETFLFPCMIAPLIKVTYVVKDSLITHPLFGPVMKSRDPIVVSRTNPREDFITVMTQGKELLDKGISVIIFPQSTRTAEFIPEQFNSMGIKLAKEANVPVVPIAIKTDFWENGKIIKDVGPIKRKQPIYVKFSQPITINGAGKAEHKAIIDFISENLKRWNEQTSI, from the coding sequence GTGATAACTTTGTTTGAACCTTATTTCAAAAATGATACTTATGATACCCTTGAAAATGCCAAGCGCTCATTTCTTGATATTATTTCATTAGGCAGCCGCTGGTATTTCGTATCCAGGTATGTGGATGTTATTGTTAAGGCCCGTTCCCTCTCGCTGAAGGGATTATATGATGACAAAGCATGGGCTCAATCATCATATAATGTATTAAAATCCGTAGAAGCCTGCGGCGGCAAGGTTCATATTATGGGACTTAATAATCTTCGCTCCATAACACAGCCGGTAGTATTTATAAGCAATCATATGAGCGTACTGGAAACTTTTTTGTTCCCTTGCATGATTGCTCCCTTAATAAAGGTTACATATGTGGTTAAAGACAGTCTGATTACCCATCCGCTCTTCGGACCGGTAATGAAATCACGTGACCCTATTGTTGTTTCAAGGACTAATCCAAGGGAGGATTTTATAACCGTAATGACTCAAGGCAAGGAGCTGTTGGATAAAGGAATTTCCGTCATTATCTTTCCTCAGAGCACCAGAACAGCGGAATTCATTCCCGAGCAATTCAATTCAATGGGCATAAAGCTGGCTAAAGAAGCAAATGTACCTGTTGTGCCCATTGCTATAAAAACTGACTTTTGGGAAAACGGCAAAATAATTAAGGATGTTGGACCTATAAAAAGAAAACAGCCTATATATGTTAAGTTTTCACAGCCAATTACAATTAATGGAGCCGGAAAGGCCGAGCATAAGGCAATAATAGATTTTATATCAGAAAATCTTAAGCGCTGGAATGAACAAACATCTATATAG
- a CDS encoding TetR/AcrR family transcriptional regulator, with product MNEQLTKRKIQAEGTKRRIYETSIYLIKQNGYNNVSIDEICMKCGITKGAFYHHFNSKEDIIVGIGTDMNYDMQDYYENILYEKDNISKILALTKYYFKFISAIGLDISRQLNKIIVDGKHGYFISGDKNIEKILWDSIIAGQKSGEIKKHLSVENITFFIHSLVLGISMDWCANEGDYDIEEKGCKAFCELISIIKA from the coding sequence ATGAATGAGCAGTTGACAAAACGCAAAATTCAAGCTGAAGGCACAAAACGTAGGATATATGAAACCTCCATATATCTTATAAAACAAAACGGATACAATAATGTATCCATTGATGAGATATGTATGAAGTGCGGAATTACAAAAGGTGCGTTTTACCACCATTTTAACTCCAAGGAAGACATTATAGTTGGTATAGGAACAGATATGAATTATGATATGCAGGATTACTATGAAAATATATTGTATGAAAAAGATAATATAAGCAAAATATTGGCTTTAACGAAATATTATTTTAAATTCATATCTGCTATTGGGCTTGATATTTCACGTCAGTTGAATAAAATCATAGTTGACGGTAAGCACGGCTATTTCATCTCCGGAGATAAAAATATTGAGAAAATACTATGGGATTCCATCATTGCCGGCCAAAAATCCGGAGAAATAAAGAAGCACCTTTCTGTTGAAAACATAACTTTTTTCATACACAGCCTTGTGCTGGGTATTTCAATGGATTGGTGTGCCAATGAAGGAGATTATGATATTGAAGAAAAAGGCTGCAAAGCTTTTTGTGAATTGATTTCTATAATCAAAGCATAA